A genome region from Hippopotamus amphibius kiboko isolate mHipAmp2 chromosome 1, mHipAmp2.hap2, whole genome shotgun sequence includes the following:
- the NPR1 gene encoding atrial natriuretic peptide receptor 1 isoform X4, with protein MPRPGRPAGVRPRLFLLLPPLLLLPGSYAGNLTVAVVLPLANTSYPWSWARVGPAVELALAQVRARPDLLPGWTVRTVLGSSESARGVCSDTAAPLAAVDLKLEHDPAVFLGPGCVYAAAPVGRFTAHWRVPLLTAGAPAVGFGAKDEFALTTRAGPSHAKLGDFVAALHRRLGWERQAFVLYAYRPGDDQRCFFVVEGLYMRVRDRLNITVDHLEFAEGDRDHYTMLLRTVRRKGRVIYICSSPDTFRTLMLLALEAGLRGEDYVFFHLDLFGQSLQGAHGLAPRRLWERGDGQDISARQAFQAAKIITYKEPDNPEYLEFLQKLKHLAREQFNFTMEDGLVNTIPASFHDGFLLYVQAVTETLARGGTVTDGEDITQRMWNRSFQGVTGYLKMDSSGDRETDFSLWDMDPDTGAFRIVLNFNGTSQELVTMSGRKLNWPLGYPPPDVPKCGFENEDPACNQDHFSTQEVLALVGSLSLFSILIVSFFIYRKMQLEKELASELWRVRWEDLQPSSLERHLRSAGSRLTLSGRGSNYGSLLTTEGQFQIFAKTAYYKGNLVAVKRVNRKRIELTREVLFELKHMRDVQNEHLTRFVGACTDPPNICILTEYCPRGSLQQDILENESITLDWMFRYSLTNDIVKGMLFLHNGAICSHGNLKSSNCVVDGRFVLKITDYGLESFRDPEPEQGHTLYAKKLWTAPELLRMASPPARGSQAGDVYSFGIILQEIALRSGVFHVEGLDLSPKEIIERVTRGQQPPFRPSLALQSHLEELGQLMQRCWAEDPQERPPFQQIRLMLRKFNRENSSNILDNLLLRMEQYANNLEELVEERTQAYLEEKRKAEALLYQILPHSVAEQLKRGETVQAEAFDSVTIYFSDIVGFTALSAESTPMQVVTLLNDLYTCFDAVIDNFDVYKVETIGDAYMVVSGLPVRNGKLHAREVARMALALLDAVRSFRIRHRPQEQLRLRIGIHTGPVCAGVVGLKMPRYCLFGDTVNTASRMESNGEALKIHLSSETKAVLEEFGGFELELRGDIEMKGKGKVRTYWLLGERGSSTRG; from the exons ATGCCGCGCCCCGGGCGCCCCGCGGGCGTCCGCCCGCGCCTGTTTCTGCTGCTGCCGCCGTTGCTGCTGCTCCCGGGCAGCTACGCGGGCAACCTGACGGTGGCCGTGGTGCTGCCTCTGGCCAACACCTCGTACCCCTGGTCGTGGGCGCGCGTGGGGCCGGCGGTGGAACTGGCCCTGGCCCAGGTGAGGGCGCGGCCGGACCTGCTGCCGGGCTGGACAGTCCGCACGGTGCTGGGCAGCAGCGAGAGCGCGCGGGGCGTCTGCTCCGACACCGCCGCGCCCCTGGCCGCCGTGGACCTCAAGCTGGAGCACGACCCCGCGGTGTTCCTGGGCCCCGGCTGCGTGTACGCCGCCGCCCCCGTGGGCCGCTTCACGGCGCACTGGCGGGTGCCGCTGCTGACCGCCGGCGCCCCGGCCGTGGGCTTCGGCGCCAAGGACGAGTTCGCGCTGACCACCCGCGCGGGGCCCAGCCACGCCAAGCTGGGCGACTTCGTGGCGGCGCTGCACCGACGGCTGGGCTGGGAGCGCCAGGCGTTCGTGCTCTACGCCTACCGGCCCGGCGACGACCAGCGCTGCTTCTTCGTGGTGGAGGGGCTGTACATGCGGGTCCGCGACCGCCTTAACATCACGGTGGACCACCTGGAGTTCGCCGAGGGCGACCGCGACCACTACACCATGCTGCTGCGCACCGTGCGCCGCAAAGGCCGAG ttATCTACATCTGCAGCTCCCCGGATACCTTCAGAACCCTGATGCTTCTGGCCCTGGAAGCTGGCCTGAGAGGGGAGGACTATGTTTTCTTCCACCTGGACCTCTTTGGGCAAAGCCTGCAAGGTGCACACGGCCTTGCTCCCCGCAGGctctgggagagaggggatgggcaGGACATCAGTGCTCGCCAGGCCTTTCAG GCTGCCAAAATCATCACATATAAAGAGCCGGATAATCCTGAGTACTTGGAATTCCTGCAGAAACTAAAACACTTGGCCCGTGAGCAGTTCAACTTCACCATGGAGGATGGCCTG GTGAACACCATCCCAGCGTCCTTCCACGACGGATTCCTGCTCTATGTCCAGGCAGTGACGGAGACTCTAGCGCGTGGAGGAACTGTCACCGATGGGGAGGACATCACTCAGCGCATGTGGAACCGAAGCTTCCAAG GTGTGACAGGATACCTGAAAATGGACAGCAGTGGAGATCGGGAGACCGACTTCTCGCTCTGGGATATGGACCCTGACACTGGAGCCTTCAGG ATCGTTCTGAACTTCAATGGAACTTCCCAAGAGCTGGTGACCATGTCAGGGCGCAAACTGAACTGGCCCCTGGGGTATCCACCTCCTGATGTCCCCAAATGTGGCTTTGAAAATGAGGACCCCGCCTGCAACCAAG ACCACTTTTCCACCCAGGAGGTCCTGGCTTTGGTGGGCAGCCTCTCCCTGTTCAGCATTCTGATTGTCTCCTTCTTCATATACAG GAAGATGCAGCTGGAGAAGGAACTGGCCTCAGAGCTGTGGCGGGTGCGTTGGGAGGACCTGCAGCCCAGTAGCCTTGAGAGGCACCTCCGGAGTGCAGGCAGCCGGCTGACCCTGAGTGGG AGAGGCTCCAATTACGGCTCCCTGCTGACCACAGAGGGCCAGTTCCAAATTTTTGCCAAGACAGCGTATTATAAG GGCAACCTCGTGGCTGTGAAACGTGTGAACCGTAAACGCATTGAGCTGACGCGGGAAGTCCTGTTTGAACTGAAGCAT ATGCGGGATGTGCAGAATGAACACCTGACCAGGTTCGTGGGGGCCTGCACTGACCCCCCCAATATCTGTATCCTCACAGAGTACTGTCCCCGTGGGAGCCTGCAG CAGGACATCCTGGAGAATGAGAGCATCACCCTGGACTGGATGTTCCGGTACTCGCTCACCAATGACATCGTCAAG GGTATGCTGTTCCTACACAATGGGGCCATCTGCTCCCATGGGAACCTCAAGTCATCCAACTGCGTGGTAGATGGGCGCTTCGTGCTGAAGATCACTGACTACGGGCTGGAGAGCTTCAGGGACCCGGAGCCAGAGCAAGGACACACCCTCTATGCCA AAAAGCTGTGGACAGCCCCTGAGCTCCTGCGAATGGCCTCGCCCCCTGCCCGGGGCTCTCAGGCTGGTGACGTGTACAGCTTTGGGATCATCCTTCAGGAGATTGCCCTGCGGAGTGGTGTCTTCCACGTGGAAGGTTTGGACCTCAGTCCCAAAG aGATCATCGAGCGTGTGACTCGGGGCCAGCAGCCCCCCTTCCGGCCCTCCCTGGCCCTGCAGAGTCACCTGGAGGAACTGGGGCAGCTGATGCAGCGCTGCTGGGCCGAGGACCCGCAGGAGCGGCCACCCTTCCAACAGATCCGCCTGATGCTGCGCAAGTTTAACAG GGAGAACAGCAGCAACATCCTGGACAACCTGCTGTTGCGCATGGAGCAGTACGCCAACAACCTGGAGGAGCTGGTGGAGGAGCGGACCCAGGCCTACCTGGAGGAGAAGCGCAAGGCCGAGGCCCTGCTCTACCAGATTCTGCCTCA TTCAGTGGCCGAGCAGCTGAAGCGCGGGGAGACGGTCCAGGCCGAAGCCTTCGACAGCGTCACTATCTACTTCAGTGACATTGTGGGTTTCACAGCCCTGTCGGCGGAGAGCACGCCCATGCAG gtGGTGACCCTGCTCAACGACCTGTACACTTGCTTTGATGCTGTCATAGACAACTTTGATGTCTACAAG GTGGAGACCATTGGTGACGCCTACATGGTCGTGTCCGGGCTCCCGGTGCGGAATGGGAAGCTGCACGCCCGCGAGGTGGCCCGCATGGCCCTGGCGCTGCTGGACGCGGTGCGCTCCTTCCGCATCCGCCACCGGCCCCAGGAGCAGCTGCGCTTGCGCATTGGCATCCACACAG
- the NPR1 gene encoding atrial natriuretic peptide receptor 1 isoform X3, producing the protein MPRPGRPAGVRPRLFLLLPPLLLLPGSYAGNLTVAVVLPLANTSYPWSWARVGPAVELALAQVRARPDLLPGWTVRTVLGSSESARGVCSDTAAPLAAVDLKLEHDPAVFLGPGCVYAAAPVGRFTAHWRVPLLTAGAPAVGFGAKDEFALTTRAGPSHAKLGDFVAALHRRLGWERQAFVLYAYRPGDDQRCFFVVEGLYMRVRDRLNITVDHLEFAEGDRDHYTMLLRTVRRKGRVIYICSSPDTFRTLMLLALEAGLRGEDYVFFHLDLFGQSLQGAHGLAPRRLWERGDGQDISARQAFQAAKIITYKEPDNPEYLEFLQKLKHLAREQFNFTMEDGLVNTIPASFHDGFLLYVQAVTETLARGGTVTDGEDITQRMWNRSFQGVTGYLKMDSSGDRETDFSLWDMDPDTGAFRIVLNFNGTSQELVTMSGRKLNWPLGYPPPDVPKCGFENEDPACNQDHFSTQEVLALVGSLSLFSILIVSFFIYRKMQLEKELASELWRVRWEDLQPSSLERHLRSAGSRLTLSGRGSNYGSLLTTEGQFQIFAKTAYYKGQSPFRAQGNLVAVKRVNRKRIELTREVLFELKHMRDVQNEHLTRFVGACTDPPNICILTEYCPRGSLQDILENESITLDWMFRYSLTNDIVKGMLFLHNGAICSHGNLKSSNCVVDGRFVLKITDYGLESFRDPEPEQGHTLYAKKLWTAPELLRMASPPARGSQAGDVYSFGIILQEIALRSGVFHVEGLDLSPKEIIERVTRGQQPPFRPSLALQSHLEELGQLMQRCWAEDPQERPPFQQIRLMLRKFNRENSSNILDNLLLRMEQYANNLEELVEERTQAYLEEKRKAEALLYQILPHSVAEQLKRGETVQAEAFDSVTIYFSDIVGFTALSAESTPMQVVTLLNDLYTCFDAVIDNFDVYKVETIGDAYMVVSGLPVRNGKLHAREVARMALALLDAVRSFRIRHRPQEQLRLRIGIHTGPVCAGVVGLKMPRYCLFGDTVNTASRMESNGEALKIHLSSETKAVLEEFGGFELELRGDIEMKGKGKVRTYWLLGERGSSTRG; encoded by the exons ATGCCGCGCCCCGGGCGCCCCGCGGGCGTCCGCCCGCGCCTGTTTCTGCTGCTGCCGCCGTTGCTGCTGCTCCCGGGCAGCTACGCGGGCAACCTGACGGTGGCCGTGGTGCTGCCTCTGGCCAACACCTCGTACCCCTGGTCGTGGGCGCGCGTGGGGCCGGCGGTGGAACTGGCCCTGGCCCAGGTGAGGGCGCGGCCGGACCTGCTGCCGGGCTGGACAGTCCGCACGGTGCTGGGCAGCAGCGAGAGCGCGCGGGGCGTCTGCTCCGACACCGCCGCGCCCCTGGCCGCCGTGGACCTCAAGCTGGAGCACGACCCCGCGGTGTTCCTGGGCCCCGGCTGCGTGTACGCCGCCGCCCCCGTGGGCCGCTTCACGGCGCACTGGCGGGTGCCGCTGCTGACCGCCGGCGCCCCGGCCGTGGGCTTCGGCGCCAAGGACGAGTTCGCGCTGACCACCCGCGCGGGGCCCAGCCACGCCAAGCTGGGCGACTTCGTGGCGGCGCTGCACCGACGGCTGGGCTGGGAGCGCCAGGCGTTCGTGCTCTACGCCTACCGGCCCGGCGACGACCAGCGCTGCTTCTTCGTGGTGGAGGGGCTGTACATGCGGGTCCGCGACCGCCTTAACATCACGGTGGACCACCTGGAGTTCGCCGAGGGCGACCGCGACCACTACACCATGCTGCTGCGCACCGTGCGCCGCAAAGGCCGAG ttATCTACATCTGCAGCTCCCCGGATACCTTCAGAACCCTGATGCTTCTGGCCCTGGAAGCTGGCCTGAGAGGGGAGGACTATGTTTTCTTCCACCTGGACCTCTTTGGGCAAAGCCTGCAAGGTGCACACGGCCTTGCTCCCCGCAGGctctgggagagaggggatgggcaGGACATCAGTGCTCGCCAGGCCTTTCAG GCTGCCAAAATCATCACATATAAAGAGCCGGATAATCCTGAGTACTTGGAATTCCTGCAGAAACTAAAACACTTGGCCCGTGAGCAGTTCAACTTCACCATGGAGGATGGCCTG GTGAACACCATCCCAGCGTCCTTCCACGACGGATTCCTGCTCTATGTCCAGGCAGTGACGGAGACTCTAGCGCGTGGAGGAACTGTCACCGATGGGGAGGACATCACTCAGCGCATGTGGAACCGAAGCTTCCAAG GTGTGACAGGATACCTGAAAATGGACAGCAGTGGAGATCGGGAGACCGACTTCTCGCTCTGGGATATGGACCCTGACACTGGAGCCTTCAGG ATCGTTCTGAACTTCAATGGAACTTCCCAAGAGCTGGTGACCATGTCAGGGCGCAAACTGAACTGGCCCCTGGGGTATCCACCTCCTGATGTCCCCAAATGTGGCTTTGAAAATGAGGACCCCGCCTGCAACCAAG ACCACTTTTCCACCCAGGAGGTCCTGGCTTTGGTGGGCAGCCTCTCCCTGTTCAGCATTCTGATTGTCTCCTTCTTCATATACAG GAAGATGCAGCTGGAGAAGGAACTGGCCTCAGAGCTGTGGCGGGTGCGTTGGGAGGACCTGCAGCCCAGTAGCCTTGAGAGGCACCTCCGGAGTGCAGGCAGCCGGCTGACCCTGAGTGGG AGAGGCTCCAATTACGGCTCCCTGCTGACCACAGAGGGCCAGTTCCAAATTTTTGCCAAGACAGCGTATTATAAG GGACAATCTCCATTCCGCGCTCAGGGCAACCTCGTGGCTGTGAAACGTGTGAACCGTAAACGCATTGAGCTGACGCGGGAAGTCCTGTTTGAACTGAAGCAT ATGCGGGATGTGCAGAATGAACACCTGACCAGGTTCGTGGGGGCCTGCACTGACCCCCCCAATATCTGTATCCTCACAGAGTACTGTCCCCGTGGGAGCCTGCAG GACATCCTGGAGAATGAGAGCATCACCCTGGACTGGATGTTCCGGTACTCGCTCACCAATGACATCGTCAAG GGTATGCTGTTCCTACACAATGGGGCCATCTGCTCCCATGGGAACCTCAAGTCATCCAACTGCGTGGTAGATGGGCGCTTCGTGCTGAAGATCACTGACTACGGGCTGGAGAGCTTCAGGGACCCGGAGCCAGAGCAAGGACACACCCTCTATGCCA AAAAGCTGTGGACAGCCCCTGAGCTCCTGCGAATGGCCTCGCCCCCTGCCCGGGGCTCTCAGGCTGGTGACGTGTACAGCTTTGGGATCATCCTTCAGGAGATTGCCCTGCGGAGTGGTGTCTTCCACGTGGAAGGTTTGGACCTCAGTCCCAAAG aGATCATCGAGCGTGTGACTCGGGGCCAGCAGCCCCCCTTCCGGCCCTCCCTGGCCCTGCAGAGTCACCTGGAGGAACTGGGGCAGCTGATGCAGCGCTGCTGGGCCGAGGACCCGCAGGAGCGGCCACCCTTCCAACAGATCCGCCTGATGCTGCGCAAGTTTAACAG GGAGAACAGCAGCAACATCCTGGACAACCTGCTGTTGCGCATGGAGCAGTACGCCAACAACCTGGAGGAGCTGGTGGAGGAGCGGACCCAGGCCTACCTGGAGGAGAAGCGCAAGGCCGAGGCCCTGCTCTACCAGATTCTGCCTCA TTCAGTGGCCGAGCAGCTGAAGCGCGGGGAGACGGTCCAGGCCGAAGCCTTCGACAGCGTCACTATCTACTTCAGTGACATTGTGGGTTTCACAGCCCTGTCGGCGGAGAGCACGCCCATGCAG gtGGTGACCCTGCTCAACGACCTGTACACTTGCTTTGATGCTGTCATAGACAACTTTGATGTCTACAAG GTGGAGACCATTGGTGACGCCTACATGGTCGTGTCCGGGCTCCCGGTGCGGAATGGGAAGCTGCACGCCCGCGAGGTGGCCCGCATGGCCCTGGCGCTGCTGGACGCGGTGCGCTCCTTCCGCATCCGCCACCGGCCCCAGGAGCAGCTGCGCTTGCGCATTGGCATCCACACAG
- the NPR1 gene encoding atrial natriuretic peptide receptor 1 isoform X1, translated as MPRPGRPAGVRPRLFLLLPPLLLLPGSYAGNLTVAVVLPLANTSYPWSWARVGPAVELALAQVRARPDLLPGWTVRTVLGSSESARGVCSDTAAPLAAVDLKLEHDPAVFLGPGCVYAAAPVGRFTAHWRVPLLTAGAPAVGFGAKDEFALTTRAGPSHAKLGDFVAALHRRLGWERQAFVLYAYRPGDDQRCFFVVEGLYMRVRDRLNITVDHLEFAEGDRDHYTMLLRTVRRKGRVIYICSSPDTFRTLMLLALEAGLRGEDYVFFHLDLFGQSLQGAHGLAPRRLWERGDGQDISARQAFQAAKIITYKEPDNPEYLEFLQKLKHLAREQFNFTMEDGLVNTIPASFHDGFLLYVQAVTETLARGGTVTDGEDITQRMWNRSFQGVTGYLKMDSSGDRETDFSLWDMDPDTGAFRIVLNFNGTSQELVTMSGRKLNWPLGYPPPDVPKCGFENEDPACNQDHFSTQEVLALVGSLSLFSILIVSFFIYRKMQLEKELASELWRVRWEDLQPSSLERHLRSAGSRLTLSGRGSNYGSLLTTEGQFQIFAKTAYYKGQSPFRAQGNLVAVKRVNRKRIELTREVLFELKHMRDVQNEHLTRFVGACTDPPNICILTEYCPRGSLQDILENESITLDWMFRYSLTNDIVKGMLFLHNGAICSHGNLKSSNCVVDGRFVLKITDYGLESFRDPEPEQGHTLYAKKLWTAPELLRMASPPARGSQAGDVYSFGIILQEIALRSGVFHVEGLDLSPKEIIERVTRGQQPPFRPSLALQSHLEELGQLMQRCWAEDPQERPPFQQIRLMLRKFNRENSSNILDNLLLRMEQYANNLEELVEERTQAYLEEKRKAEALLYQILPHSVAEQLKRGETVQAEAFDSVTIYFSDIVGFTALSAESTPMQVVTLLNDLYTCFDAVIDNFDVYKVETIGDAYMVVSGLPVRNGKLHAREVARMALALLDAVRSFRIRHRPQEQLRLRIGIHTGPVCAGVVGLKMPRYCLFGDTVNTASRMESNGEALKIHLSSETKAVLEEFGGFELELRGDIEMKGRQKTQPYSPSSASNKMFLKLGMRYLKKAAVPLQP; from the exons ATGCCGCGCCCCGGGCGCCCCGCGGGCGTCCGCCCGCGCCTGTTTCTGCTGCTGCCGCCGTTGCTGCTGCTCCCGGGCAGCTACGCGGGCAACCTGACGGTGGCCGTGGTGCTGCCTCTGGCCAACACCTCGTACCCCTGGTCGTGGGCGCGCGTGGGGCCGGCGGTGGAACTGGCCCTGGCCCAGGTGAGGGCGCGGCCGGACCTGCTGCCGGGCTGGACAGTCCGCACGGTGCTGGGCAGCAGCGAGAGCGCGCGGGGCGTCTGCTCCGACACCGCCGCGCCCCTGGCCGCCGTGGACCTCAAGCTGGAGCACGACCCCGCGGTGTTCCTGGGCCCCGGCTGCGTGTACGCCGCCGCCCCCGTGGGCCGCTTCACGGCGCACTGGCGGGTGCCGCTGCTGACCGCCGGCGCCCCGGCCGTGGGCTTCGGCGCCAAGGACGAGTTCGCGCTGACCACCCGCGCGGGGCCCAGCCACGCCAAGCTGGGCGACTTCGTGGCGGCGCTGCACCGACGGCTGGGCTGGGAGCGCCAGGCGTTCGTGCTCTACGCCTACCGGCCCGGCGACGACCAGCGCTGCTTCTTCGTGGTGGAGGGGCTGTACATGCGGGTCCGCGACCGCCTTAACATCACGGTGGACCACCTGGAGTTCGCCGAGGGCGACCGCGACCACTACACCATGCTGCTGCGCACCGTGCGCCGCAAAGGCCGAG ttATCTACATCTGCAGCTCCCCGGATACCTTCAGAACCCTGATGCTTCTGGCCCTGGAAGCTGGCCTGAGAGGGGAGGACTATGTTTTCTTCCACCTGGACCTCTTTGGGCAAAGCCTGCAAGGTGCACACGGCCTTGCTCCCCGCAGGctctgggagagaggggatgggcaGGACATCAGTGCTCGCCAGGCCTTTCAG GCTGCCAAAATCATCACATATAAAGAGCCGGATAATCCTGAGTACTTGGAATTCCTGCAGAAACTAAAACACTTGGCCCGTGAGCAGTTCAACTTCACCATGGAGGATGGCCTG GTGAACACCATCCCAGCGTCCTTCCACGACGGATTCCTGCTCTATGTCCAGGCAGTGACGGAGACTCTAGCGCGTGGAGGAACTGTCACCGATGGGGAGGACATCACTCAGCGCATGTGGAACCGAAGCTTCCAAG GTGTGACAGGATACCTGAAAATGGACAGCAGTGGAGATCGGGAGACCGACTTCTCGCTCTGGGATATGGACCCTGACACTGGAGCCTTCAGG ATCGTTCTGAACTTCAATGGAACTTCCCAAGAGCTGGTGACCATGTCAGGGCGCAAACTGAACTGGCCCCTGGGGTATCCACCTCCTGATGTCCCCAAATGTGGCTTTGAAAATGAGGACCCCGCCTGCAACCAAG ACCACTTTTCCACCCAGGAGGTCCTGGCTTTGGTGGGCAGCCTCTCCCTGTTCAGCATTCTGATTGTCTCCTTCTTCATATACAG GAAGATGCAGCTGGAGAAGGAACTGGCCTCAGAGCTGTGGCGGGTGCGTTGGGAGGACCTGCAGCCCAGTAGCCTTGAGAGGCACCTCCGGAGTGCAGGCAGCCGGCTGACCCTGAGTGGG AGAGGCTCCAATTACGGCTCCCTGCTGACCACAGAGGGCCAGTTCCAAATTTTTGCCAAGACAGCGTATTATAAG GGACAATCTCCATTCCGCGCTCAGGGCAACCTCGTGGCTGTGAAACGTGTGAACCGTAAACGCATTGAGCTGACGCGGGAAGTCCTGTTTGAACTGAAGCAT ATGCGGGATGTGCAGAATGAACACCTGACCAGGTTCGTGGGGGCCTGCACTGACCCCCCCAATATCTGTATCCTCACAGAGTACTGTCCCCGTGGGAGCCTGCAG GACATCCTGGAGAATGAGAGCATCACCCTGGACTGGATGTTCCGGTACTCGCTCACCAATGACATCGTCAAG GGTATGCTGTTCCTACACAATGGGGCCATCTGCTCCCATGGGAACCTCAAGTCATCCAACTGCGTGGTAGATGGGCGCTTCGTGCTGAAGATCACTGACTACGGGCTGGAGAGCTTCAGGGACCCGGAGCCAGAGCAAGGACACACCCTCTATGCCA AAAAGCTGTGGACAGCCCCTGAGCTCCTGCGAATGGCCTCGCCCCCTGCCCGGGGCTCTCAGGCTGGTGACGTGTACAGCTTTGGGATCATCCTTCAGGAGATTGCCCTGCGGAGTGGTGTCTTCCACGTGGAAGGTTTGGACCTCAGTCCCAAAG aGATCATCGAGCGTGTGACTCGGGGCCAGCAGCCCCCCTTCCGGCCCTCCCTGGCCCTGCAGAGTCACCTGGAGGAACTGGGGCAGCTGATGCAGCGCTGCTGGGCCGAGGACCCGCAGGAGCGGCCACCCTTCCAACAGATCCGCCTGATGCTGCGCAAGTTTAACAG GGAGAACAGCAGCAACATCCTGGACAACCTGCTGTTGCGCATGGAGCAGTACGCCAACAACCTGGAGGAGCTGGTGGAGGAGCGGACCCAGGCCTACCTGGAGGAGAAGCGCAAGGCCGAGGCCCTGCTCTACCAGATTCTGCCTCA TTCAGTGGCCGAGCAGCTGAAGCGCGGGGAGACGGTCCAGGCCGAAGCCTTCGACAGCGTCACTATCTACTTCAGTGACATTGTGGGTTTCACAGCCCTGTCGGCGGAGAGCACGCCCATGCAG gtGGTGACCCTGCTCAACGACCTGTACACTTGCTTTGATGCTGTCATAGACAACTTTGATGTCTACAAG GTGGAGACCATTGGTGACGCCTACATGGTCGTGTCCGGGCTCCCGGTGCGGAATGGGAAGCTGCACGCCCGCGAGGTGGCCCGCATGGCCCTGGCGCTGCTGGACGCGGTGCGCTCCTTCCGCATCCGCCACCGGCCCCAGGAGCAGCTGCGCTTGCGCATTGGCATCCACACAG